GTATCAGGCGTGAAGCCTATCACCATTGCAGAACGACAGGAACGTTGTAACAGTGCGCAAACGTTGATGGCAAAGAACAAGATTGACGCGATCGTCATCACCAGCGGCACCTCCCTGGTCTACTTCACCGGCATGCGCGGCGGCAATTCGGAGCGCCTCTTCGCCTGGGTACTTCCCGTCAAAGGTCCGGCCTTTATCATCTGCCCGGTCTTCGAAGAAGAGCGTATGCGTGAGCTCACCGGCAACGTCCCCGGCGGCGACAAGGTCCACTTTTATACCTGGGACGAGCACGAGAACCCCTACGCCCTGCTGGGTAAAGGGTTGAAAGATGCCGGGCTGGCAACCGGAAATATCGGTGTGGAAGAGCAGACCAAGTTCGCTTTCTCGGACGGTTTTGCCCACGCCCTGCCTGCAGCAAAGATCGTTTCTGCAACGCCGGTGACCGCAGGTTGCCGTGGCATGAAGTCAGCCCATGAACTGGAACTGATGAAGCTGGCCAACGACATTACCTGGCATGTCTACGAAGCTGCATGGAAATCGCTCACGCCTGGTATGACCACGCGCGACGCCTCGGCGCTGATCTCAGCCGCATATATGAAGTGCGGTGTCTCCGGATATGCCTCGGTAGAAGTGGATGAGTTCTCCGCTCTGCCGCACGGCTCCATCAAGCCGCAGACGCTGAAGGAAGGTTCCATCGTGATGATCGACGACGGATGCACAGTTGAGGGCTATCAATCCGATATCACCCGCACATTTGTGCTCGGCGGCAAAGCGACCGACAAGCAGAAGCAGGTCTTCGAGATCGTACGCAAAGCGCAGGCCGCCGCACTCGCCGCGGCCAAACCCGGCGCGCCCTGCGAAGCAATCGATATCGCCGCACGCAAGGTCATCACGGATGCCGGCTACGGCCCAGACTACAAGTTCTTCACTCATCGCCTTGGTCACGGCATCGGTATGGATGGCCACGAATGGCCGTACCTTGTACGTGGCAATAAGCAACTTTTGGCCGTCGGAAATACCTTCTCCGATGAGCCGGGTGTCTACATCCGCGGCGAGTTCGGCGTGCGTCTGGAAGATGACTGGGTGATGACCGAAAACGGCGGCGAGATGTTCACGCCAACCAGCAAATCGATCGAAGAACCGTTTGCGGTTTAGGTGTGTCGACACGTTCATAATCAGGTGCAATCCGGTGGGAGCCGTGGGCTTCAGCCCACGGTCTATCGGATCTATAAAATAAGGGCTTTCGCCCTGGGCCTTTTGTTTGATCAAGAGAACGGCCCAGGGCTAAAGCCCGTTTACTTTTATACCTTTGTCAGCGGGCTGAAGCCTAATGTCACTTACTTTTTGTTTTTGG
This genomic window from Terriglobus albidus contains:
- a CDS encoding M24 family metallopeptidase; translation: MNRRHFLLSSAGVAATGLVEAPLFAQGRGGAQMPNGPLPPAIAALTNRVSGVKPITIAERQERCNSAQTLMAKNKIDAIVITSGTSLVYFTGMRGGNSERLFAWVLPVKGPAFIICPVFEEERMRELTGNVPGGDKVHFYTWDEHENPYALLGKGLKDAGLATGNIGVEEQTKFAFSDGFAHALPAAKIVSATPVTAGCRGMKSAHELELMKLANDITWHVYEAAWKSLTPGMTTRDASALISAAYMKCGVSGYASVEVDEFSALPHGSIKPQTLKEGSIVMIDDGCTVEGYQSDITRTFVLGGKATDKQKQVFEIVRKAQAAALAAAKPGAPCEAIDIAARKVITDAGYGPDYKFFTHRLGHGIGMDGHEWPYLVRGNKQLLAVGNTFSDEPGVYIRGEFGVRLEDDWVMTENGGEMFTPTSKSIEEPFAV